The Deinococcus sonorensis KR-87 genome includes a window with the following:
- the purH gene encoding bifunctional phosphoribosylaminoimidazolecarboxamide formyltransferase/IMP cyclohydrolase, producing the protein MQKRALVSVSDKTGVVEFARQLVEAGWEVLSTGGTLNALSGAGLPVTPVADVTGFPEILDGRVKTLHPNIHGGILARRDEGHLAELERHQIAPIDLVCVNLYPFRETVESGAAFDDVIENIDIGGPAMIRAAAKNHAGVLVLVDPADYPLALQAEVSPEERRRLAAKAFGHTAAYDAAITRYLNGDQPGFPAQVTLELSRVGDLRYGENPHQPASVYRVGNERGPVLDAQVLSGKPMSFNNYADTDAAWALVQEFSEPACVAVKHANPCGVAVGESARAAWERARDADTLSVYGGIVALNRPLDLDAAQAMRGTFLEVVIAPEVSEEALDWLRARKPDLRVLRAAQDRSGRLEYRPLVGGLLAQQRDNRVWDDICAEVVTKRQPTEQEWQDLGFAWRVTKHARSNNVVLARGGVTVGVGAGAVSRIWAAERAVQNAGEAARGAVLASEAFFPYDDVVRLAASAGVTAVLQPGGAKRDPENVAAANELGLSMVFTGSRHFRH; encoded by the coding sequence ATGCAGAAACGCGCGCTGGTATCGGTGTCGGACAAGACGGGTGTGGTGGAGTTCGCCCGGCAGCTGGTGGAGGCCGGCTGGGAGGTGCTCAGCACCGGCGGCACCCTGAACGCCCTGAGCGGCGCGGGCCTCCCCGTCACCCCGGTGGCCGACGTGACCGGCTTTCCCGAGATTCTGGACGGCCGGGTCAAGACCCTGCACCCGAACATCCACGGCGGCATTCTGGCCCGCCGTGACGAAGGCCACCTGGCTGAGCTGGAGCGGCACCAGATCGCGCCGATCGATCTGGTGTGCGTCAACCTGTACCCCTTCCGTGAAACGGTGGAGAGTGGCGCGGCCTTTGACGACGTAATCGAAAACATCGACATCGGTGGCCCGGCCATGATCCGGGCGGCCGCCAAGAACCACGCCGGTGTGCTGGTGCTGGTGGACCCTGCCGACTACCCGCTGGCGCTGCAGGCCGAGGTCAGCCCGGAGGAACGTCGCCGTCTGGCAGCCAAGGCCTTCGGGCACACCGCCGCCTACGACGCGGCCATCACCCGCTACCTGAACGGCGATCAGCCGGGCTTCCCGGCGCAGGTAACGCTGGAGCTGAGCCGGGTGGGCGACCTGCGCTACGGCGAGAACCCGCATCAGCCGGCCAGCGTGTACCGGGTCGGCAATGAGCGTGGCCCGGTGCTGGACGCGCAGGTGCTGAGCGGCAAACCGATGAGCTTCAACAACTACGCCGATACCGACGCGGCCTGGGCGCTGGTGCAGGAGTTCAGCGAGCCGGCCTGCGTGGCGGTCAAGCATGCCAATCCCTGCGGCGTGGCGGTGGGCGAGTCGGCCCGGGCCGCCTGGGAACGTGCCCGCGACGCCGACACCCTGAGCGTGTACGGCGGCATCGTGGCGCTCAACCGACCGCTGGACCTGGACGCGGCCCAGGCGATGCGCGGCACGTTTCTGGAGGTGGTGATCGCTCCGGAGGTGAGTGAGGAGGCGCTGGACTGGCTGCGCGCCAGGAAGCCGGATCTGCGAGTGCTGCGGGCGGCCCAGGACCGTTCGGGGCGCCTGGAGTACCGGCCGCTGGTGGGGGGCCTGCTCGCGCAGCAGCGCGACAACCGCGTCTGGGACGACATCTGCGCGGAGGTGGTCACCAAGCGTCAGCCCACCGAGCAGGAATGGCAGGACCTGGGGTTCGCGTGGCGCGTGACCAAGCACGCCCGCAGCAACAACGTGGTGCTGGCGCGCGGCGGCGTGACGGTCGGGGTTGGCGCCGGCGCGGTCAGCCGCATCTGGGCTGCCGAACGGGCGGTACAGAACGCGGGCGAGGCGGCCCGGGGCGCGGTGCTGGCCTCGGAGGCCTTTTTCCCGTACGACGACGTGGTGCGGCTGGCGGCCTCAGCGGGCGTGACGGCGGTGCTGCAGCCGGGCGGTGCCAAGCGGGACCCGGAAAACGTGGCGGCGGCCAACGAGCTGGGCCTGAGCATGGTCTTCACCGGCAGCCGGCACTTCCGACATTGA
- a CDS encoding branched-chain amino acid ABC transporter substrate-binding protein: protein MKKLGLSILTLAGAMALGSANAAQVIKIASMSPLTGSSSDLGLQIRNATEMAIKEQKAAFLKMGFDLQFVAYDDQADPTTGTANARRIAADNSILAMVGTLNSGVVIPSSEVLAPAHVAIVSPANTNPKVTDRALSNMNRICARDDSQGPAGADFLIDTVKVKKVYVLNDKTPYGQGLADAAEARLKSKGVTISFSEGTDEKSDFSSIITKIKQAKPDAIYFGGLYGQVGPFAKQLREAGVAIPVMGGDGYDSPDLLSLAGAGAKDIYFTTVAPPLEAVPAAKAVAARYKAAYKKDMAGFGIMGYDSANVVLAGVMSAIKANGGKLPTRVQVETAVRKTNLTSGTLTGAIDFNSVGDRTTAKMFIIQVKNAGSKLDFSTAGTVNVKVAKQ, encoded by the coding sequence ATGAAGAAACTTGGCCTTTCCATTCTGACCCTGGCTGGTGCAATGGCACTGGGCAGCGCGAACGCGGCGCAGGTTATCAAGATCGCCAGCATGTCGCCGCTCACTGGTTCCAGCTCGGACCTGGGTCTCCAGATCCGCAACGCCACGGAGATGGCCATCAAGGAGCAGAAGGCGGCGTTCCTGAAGATGGGCTTTGACCTGCAGTTCGTCGCCTACGACGACCAGGCCGACCCCACCACCGGCACCGCCAACGCCCGCCGCATCGCCGCCGACAACAGCATCCTGGCGATGGTCGGCACGCTGAACTCCGGCGTGGTCATCCCGTCCTCGGAAGTGCTGGCCCCCGCGCACGTCGCCATCGTGTCGCCCGCCAACACCAACCCGAAGGTCACGGACCGCGCGCTCTCGAACATGAACCGCATCTGCGCCCGCGACGACTCGCAGGGCCCGGCCGGCGCGGACTTCCTGATCGACACCGTCAAGGTCAAGAAGGTCTACGTCTTGAACGACAAGACCCCCTACGGCCAGGGCCTGGCCGACGCCGCCGAGGCGCGCCTGAAGAGCAAGGGCGTGACCATCAGCTTCTCGGAAGGCACCGACGAGAAGAGCGACTTCTCCAGCATCATCACCAAGATCAAGCAGGCCAAGCCGGACGCCATCTACTTCGGCGGTCTGTACGGCCAGGTGGGCCCGTTCGCCAAGCAGCTGCGTGAAGCGGGCGTGGCCATCCCGGTGATGGGCGGCGACGGCTACGACAGCCCGGACCTGCTGTCGCTGGCCGGTGCCGGCGCCAAGGACATCTACTTCACCACCGTCGCCCCGCCGCTGGAGGCCGTGCCGGCCGCCAAGGCCGTGGCCGCCCGCTACAAGGCCGCCTACAAGAAGGACATGGCCGGCTTCGGCATCATGGGCTACGACAGCGCCAACGTGGTGCTGGCCGGCGTCATGAGCGCCATCAAGGCCAACGGGGGCAAGCTGCCCACCCGCGTGCAGGTGGAGACGGCGGTCCGCAAGACCAACCTGACCAGCGGCACCCTGACCGGCGCCATCGACTTCAACAGCGTCGGTGACCGCACCACGGCCAAGATGTTCATCATCCAGGTCAAGAACGCCGGCAGCAAGCTGGACTTCAGCACCGCCGGCACCGTGAACGTGAAGGTCGCCAAGCAGTAA
- a CDS encoding undecaprenyl-diphosphate phosphatase: MDWIYSVILGIVEGITEFLPISSTGHLIVAGDLLRVPWDKNILSTFEVVIQGGAILAVVAYYWRDLVRQASTIGSDRGVQRMWLGIVVACIPAVILGALFGSKIKAALFTPSVVAWALIVGGVLMYVIELRPRQARTHRLEDLNLPQAILVGLAQCLALLWPGFSRSASSILGGMLTGLDRPTATQFSFYLGIPVLGGATLLDFIKHRHELGDAGLANVAIGFVVSFIVAYFAIGWLLRFVSGHDFKGFAIYRVIAGILILVLVATGVISNTLRV; the protein is encoded by the coding sequence GTGGATTGGATCTATAGCGTCATTCTGGGCATCGTCGAGGGCATCACCGAATTTCTGCCGATCAGCAGCACCGGACACCTGATCGTGGCGGGCGACCTGCTGCGGGTGCCCTGGGACAAGAACATCCTGAGCACCTTCGAGGTGGTGATTCAGGGCGGCGCCATTCTGGCGGTCGTGGCGTACTACTGGCGCGATCTGGTGCGGCAGGCCAGCACCATCGGCAGCGACCGGGGCGTGCAGCGCATGTGGCTGGGCATCGTGGTGGCGTGCATCCCGGCGGTGATCCTGGGCGCGCTGTTCGGCAGCAAGATCAAGGCCGCGCTGTTCACGCCGAGCGTGGTGGCGTGGGCGCTGATCGTGGGCGGCGTGCTGATGTACGTCATTGAGCTGCGGCCCCGGCAGGCCAGAACGCACCGGCTGGAAGACCTGAACCTCCCGCAGGCGATCCTGGTGGGCCTTGCCCAGTGTCTGGCGCTGCTGTGGCCCGGCTTCTCGCGCAGCGCCAGCAGCATCCTGGGCGGCATGCTGACCGGCCTGGACCGGCCCACCGCCACCCAGTTCAGCTTCTATCTGGGCATCCCGGTGCTGGGCGGCGCCACACTGCTGGACTTCATCAAGCACCGCCATGAACTCGGCGACGCGGGTCTCGCGAACGTGGCCATCGGGTTCGTGGTCAGCTTCATCGTGGCCTACTTTGCCATCGGCTGGCTGCTGCGCTTCGTCAGCGGGCACGACTTCAAGGGCTTCGCCATCTACCGGGTCATTGCCGGCATCCTGATTCTGGTGCTGGTGGCGACGGGCGTCATCAGCAACACCCTGCGCGTCTGA
- a CDS encoding carbohydrate ABC transporter permease: MQARIPTVPERLPLRARWDNFQRRYAPYIFISPFFILFAIFGLFPIVFSLYLSFHAWQPASGLGSMTFVGWRNFTDNLTDPTFWQSLKNTGIIALESGIPQHLIAIPLAFAINMSLKRVQGLVTALYFLPYITSVVAIAVIFVTIFSWQYGVLNVVLTSLHSLPLIGGLFPAENINWLGNRNFIQPAVASVVVWRYVGWNVVLYLSGLQAIPRDLYEAASVDGASVWQQFRYITLPLLRPIMFVAITLTLIGNLQLFEEPYIIAGDSGGIGNMALTTVMYMYRTYNFYSDAGLAAAMSWLLFILIGALTFLNNRIFGKSRLSGSD, from the coding sequence GTGCAAGCCCGGATCCCGACTGTACCTGAGCGCCTCCCCCTGAGGGCTCGCTGGGATAACTTCCAGCGCCGTTACGCGCCGTACATCTTCATCAGTCCGTTTTTCATTCTGTTCGCCATTTTCGGCCTGTTCCCGATTGTCTTCTCGCTGTACCTGTCGTTCCACGCGTGGCAGCCGGCCAGCGGCCTGGGCTCCATGACCTTCGTGGGCTGGCGCAACTTCACCGACAACCTGACGGACCCCACCTTCTGGCAGTCGCTGAAGAACACCGGCATCATCGCGCTGGAATCCGGCATCCCCCAACACCTGATCGCCATTCCCCTGGCATTTGCCATCAACATGAGTCTGAAGCGTGTGCAGGGCCTGGTCACGGCGCTGTACTTTTTGCCGTACATCACCTCGGTGGTGGCCATCGCGGTGATTTTCGTGACGATCTTCAGCTGGCAGTACGGCGTGCTGAACGTGGTGCTGACCAGCCTGCACAGCCTGCCGCTGATTGGCGGCCTGTTCCCGGCCGAGAACATCAACTGGCTGGGCAACCGCAACTTCATTCAGCCGGCCGTGGCGAGCGTGGTGGTGTGGCGCTACGTGGGCTGGAACGTGGTGCTGTACCTCAGCGGTCTCCAGGCGATCCCGCGCGACCTGTACGAGGCCGCCAGCGTGGACGGCGCCTCGGTATGGCAGCAGTTCCGCTACATCACCCTGCCGCTGCTGCGTCCGATCATGTTCGTGGCCATCACGCTGACCCTGATCGGCAACCTGCAGCTGTTCGAGGAGCCGTACATCATCGCCGGCGATTCGGGCGGCATCGGCAACATGGCCCTCACCACCGTGATGTACATGTACCGCACCTACAACTTCTACTCGGATGCCGGCCTCGCCGCCGCGATGTCGTGGCTGCTGTTCATCCTGATCGGAGCGCTGACCTTCTTGAATAACCGCATCTTTGGCAAGAGCCGCCTGTCGGGGAGTGACTGA
- a CDS encoding bifunctional 5,10-methylenetetrahydrofolate dehydrogenase/5,10-methenyltetrahydrofolate cyclohydrolase, with the protein MTDLPSPAPQLLLGKPLADRVRREVRAGVAALDLRPQLVAVVASSDPATHVYVQSKQRNAERLGVTLTVQALGADVSQADLHAELERLSADPAVHGIVLEMPLSPHLDADLAMLHLAPSKDIEGLTPANLALVAAGREPEALLPPTPRSVRFLLREVLDLQGARVAIVGPGRTVGRPLAWMLNNRGATVTLCNEHTRDLAAVLAPQDAVVMAVGRAGLLGAGQVQATQVIIDAGINVTPDGVVGDVGPEVAARVRAISPVPGGVGPLTSALMFQNLLRAIRLQRGEPVD; encoded by the coding sequence ATGACCGACCTGCCCTCCCCCGCCCCGCAGCTGCTGCTGGGCAAGCCGCTGGCCGACCGGGTGCGCCGGGAGGTGCGTGCCGGCGTGGCGGCCCTGGACCTGCGGCCCCAGCTGGTGGCGGTGGTGGCGTCCAGCGACCCGGCCACCCACGTGTACGTGCAGAGCAAGCAGCGCAATGCCGAGCGTCTGGGCGTGACGCTCACGGTACAGGCGCTCGGCGCCGACGTGTCTCAGGCGGACCTGCACGCCGAACTGGAGCGGCTGTCGGCTGACCCGGCGGTACACGGCATCGTGCTGGAGATGCCGCTCAGCCCCCACCTGGACGCCGACCTCGCCATGCTGCATCTGGCGCCCAGCAAGGACATCGAGGGCCTGACGCCCGCCAATCTCGCGCTGGTGGCGGCCGGACGCGAGCCGGAGGCGCTGCTGCCGCCCACCCCGCGCAGCGTGCGCTTTCTGCTGCGCGAGGTGCTGGACCTGCAGGGGGCCCGGGTGGCCATCGTGGGGCCGGGCCGCACAGTGGGCCGGCCGCTGGCGTGGATGCTGAACAACCGGGGCGCGACTGTGACGCTCTGCAACGAGCACACTCGCGATCTGGCGGCGGTGCTGGCCCCCCAGGACGCGGTGGTGATGGCGGTGGGCCGCGCCGGGCTGCTGGGCGCCGGGCAGGTTCAGGCCACACAGGTGATCATTGACGCCGGCATCAACGTGACGCCCGACGGGGTGGTGGGCGACGTGGGACCGGAGGTGGCGGCGCGGGTGCGGGCCATCAGCCCGGTGCCGGGGGGGGTGGGGCCGCTCACCTCCGCGCTGATGTTCCAGAATCTGTTGCGTGCCATCCGGTTGCAACGCGGCGAACCGGTAGACTGA
- a CDS encoding SARP family transcriptional regulator: MDKSDLQVLFEAQAYDAVIAHAAISATTAADHAWNGIALLRTGRLKEAEGALHRAAILGHPEGTVEYGNLLRLLGRFDDACLHFQEIAEHIQDPELRLRLLRWWGVAQFQAGHPEEGLRRVERAWHGYVAHGDDQLTARVSQSLAQMHLLLGHTDRAKLLLQEAVRALALGTDPRPRLSALKILLDLQLSSGDLAQAQATLTEALALSSATDAQREHALLLGSAAELYRLSGEYEQYARTLVTVAQQAEDLGDFNLRVWSVARLADHQSLQGLHGQALETLLGFGQLPQDWPPELWATDGVLRRRRGDVHGGYDSLERAAGGFREAGRMPEMIRVHLHLASCALRLRRESVTVTLLQEALTQMLRLRQLFEFKPDLEELSELLQFAVLDPELSPLLEPLLDRLGHLTGQPRLPEDGAMQLQLSTLGRSAVFKDGTEISFAYLNTPLVLTYLALHPGRTRAQMQLDLFPERDAREAAGYVRQCIWDLRDKLGPEVISFEGPHKSPRYRLGRLVKVELDLQQFQQAIHTGELARALALYRGEFLPGVEEADWLLQMRDEARLTLTFELRNQMARYRSEGDQRRVVLLANQLLRADPLDVEVMQERVDAARTFAPAPELARYVAQLNRMLN; encoded by the coding sequence ATGGACAAATCCGACCTGCAAGTGCTGTTCGAAGCTCAGGCGTACGACGCCGTGATTGCCCATGCGGCGATCTCGGCCACGACGGCGGCCGATCATGCCTGGAACGGCATCGCCCTGCTCCGCACCGGCCGCCTGAAGGAAGCGGAAGGTGCCCTCCACCGCGCCGCCATCCTGGGTCACCCCGAGGGCACGGTGGAATACGGCAACCTGCTGCGGCTGCTGGGGCGCTTCGACGACGCCTGCCTGCACTTTCAGGAGATCGCCGAGCACATCCAGGACCCGGAACTGCGGCTGCGGCTGCTGCGCTGGTGGGGCGTGGCGCAGTTCCAGGCGGGCCACCCGGAGGAAGGCCTCCGGCGGGTGGAACGGGCCTGGCACGGCTACGTGGCGCACGGCGACGACCAGCTGACCGCCCGGGTCAGCCAGTCGCTCGCGCAGATGCACCTGCTGCTCGGCCATACCGACCGCGCCAAACTGCTGTTGCAGGAGGCGGTGCGGGCGCTGGCGCTGGGCACGGACCCCCGGCCACGCCTGAGCGCCCTCAAGATCCTGCTGGACCTGCAGCTGAGCAGCGGTGACCTGGCCCAGGCCCAGGCGACCCTGACGGAGGCGCTGGCCCTGTCGAGCGCGACGGACGCGCAGCGCGAGCACGCGCTGCTGCTGGGCAGCGCGGCCGAACTGTACCGGCTGTCCGGCGAGTACGAGCAGTACGCCCGGACGCTGGTCACGGTGGCACAGCAGGCCGAAGACCTGGGCGACTTCAACCTGCGCGTCTGGAGTGTGGCCCGGCTGGCCGACCACCAGAGTCTGCAGGGCCTGCACGGTCAGGCGCTGGAGACCCTGCTCGGCTTCGGGCAGCTGCCGCAGGACTGGCCCCCGGAACTGTGGGCCACCGACGGTGTGCTGCGGCGACGCCGGGGGGACGTGCACGGCGGCTACGACAGCCTGGAGCGCGCCGCCGGGGGCTTCCGCGAGGCCGGTCGGATGCCGGAGATGATCCGGGTGCATCTGCATCTGGCTTCGTGCGCGCTGCGGCTGCGCCGGGAGTCGGTGACGGTGACGCTGTTGCAGGAGGCGCTGACCCAGATGCTGCGGCTGCGCCAGCTGTTCGAGTTCAAGCCGGACCTGGAGGAGCTCTCGGAGTTGCTGCAGTTCGCGGTGCTGGACCCGGAGCTGAGCCCGCTGCTGGAGCCGCTGCTGGACCGGCTGGGCCACCTGACCGGCCAGCCGCGCCTGCCGGAGGACGGCGCCATGCAGCTTCAGCTCAGCACCCTGGGCCGCTCCGCCGTGTTCAAGGACGGCACCGAGATCAGCTTCGCGTACCTGAACACCCCGCTGGTCCTGACGTATCTGGCGCTGCATCCAGGCCGCACCCGCGCCCAGATGCAGCTGGACCTGTTTCCGGAGCGCGACGCGCGCGAGGCGGCCGGGTACGTGCGCCAGTGCATCTGGGACCTGCGCGACAAGCTCGGGCCGGAGGTCATCAGCTTCGAGGGCCCGCACAAGTCGCCGCGCTACCGGCTGGGGCGGCTGGTCAAGGTGGAACTGGACCTGCAGCAGTTCCAGCAGGCGATTCACACCGGTGAGCTGGCCCGCGCGCTGGCGCTGTACCGGGGCGAATTCCTGCCGGGCGTGGAGGAGGCCGACTGGCTGCTGCAGATGCGCGATGAAGCGCGCCTGACCCTGACCTTCGAGCTGCGCAACCAGATGGCCCGTTACCGCTCAGAAGGTGACCAGCGCCGGGTGGTGCTGCTGGCCAATCAGCTGCTGCGTGCCGATCCGCTGGACGTGGAAGTGATGCAGGAGCGCGTGGACGCCGCCCGGACCTTCGCCCCCGCACCGGAACTGGCCCGCTACGTGGCCCAGCTGAACCGCATGCTGAACTGA
- a CDS encoding ABC transporter substrate-binding protein, which yields MHKIALALTLALTASLAGAQAKKTITIGVFPDLDSVVKAALPGFNKKFPNIEVKINSLAYADHHNALTTALATGSGANDVEAIDFGYVAKFAEGGGLVDISKAPYNAGQYRSRFVAYTFPQAMTDDGRMVAMPTDIGPGSMFYRTDLLQKAGVKPTDLNKSWDSYIAAGKKIVAANPGTFLIPDASEVEGIMIRSGLKPGEGLYFDKDNKVLVSPTNPRFVNAFTVAKQIRDAKLDARAGAAFSSDWTTAFQKGNLASEVSGAWLVGHMQNWLAKDFAGKWAALQLPGNSFTSYGGSFYGIPSQSKNKTEAWELIKYLTTDANQQILAFKTTGAFPALRAAQTAPLFNEGVPYLAGQKARQLWRTAANRIQPIDVNRLDPVADQIVADALTSVLDGSKTVEQALSEAQALIQRRAR from the coding sequence ATGCACAAGATCGCTCTTGCTCTGACCCTGGCACTGACCGCCAGCCTCGCCGGCGCCCAAGCCAAGAAGACCATCACCATCGGCGTGTTCCCCGACCTGGACAGCGTGGTCAAGGCGGCGCTCCCCGGCTTCAACAAGAAGTTCCCGAACATCGAGGTCAAGATCAACTCGCTGGCCTACGCTGACCACCACAACGCCCTGACCACCGCGCTGGCGACCGGCTCGGGTGCCAACGACGTGGAAGCCATCGACTTCGGCTACGTGGCGAAGTTCGCCGAGGGCGGCGGTCTGGTGGACATCAGCAAGGCTCCGTATAACGCTGGCCAGTACCGCAGCCGCTTCGTGGCCTACACCTTCCCGCAGGCCATGACCGACGACGGCCGGATGGTCGCCATGCCCACCGACATCGGCCCGGGCTCGATGTTCTACCGCACCGACCTGCTGCAGAAGGCCGGCGTGAAGCCCACCGACCTGAACAAGAGCTGGGACTCGTACATCGCGGCTGGCAAGAAGATCGTGGCGGCCAACCCCGGCACCTTCCTGATCCCCGACGCCTCCGAGGTCGAGGGCATCATGATCCGCAGCGGCCTGAAGCCGGGTGAAGGTCTGTACTTCGACAAGGACAACAAGGTGCTGGTCAGCCCGACCAACCCGCGCTTCGTCAACGCCTTCACGGTGGCCAAGCAGATCCGCGACGCCAAGCTGGACGCCCGGGCCGGCGCCGCCTTCAGCAGCGACTGGACCACCGCCTTCCAGAAGGGCAACCTGGCCAGCGAGGTGAGCGGCGCGTGGCTGGTGGGCCACATGCAGAACTGGCTCGCCAAGGACTTCGCCGGCAAGTGGGCGGCCCTCCAGCTGCCGGGCAACAGCTTCACCAGCTACGGCGGCAGCTTCTACGGCATCCCCAGCCAGAGCAAGAACAAGACCGAGGCCTGGGAGCTGATCAAGTACCTGACCACCGACGCCAACCAGCAGATCCTGGCGTTCAAGACCACCGGCGCCTTCCCCGCGCTGCGTGCGGCCCAGACCGCGCCGCTCTTCAACGAGGGCGTGCCGTACCTGGCCGGCCAGAAGGCCCGTCAGCTGTGGCGCACCGCCGCCAACCGCATTCAGCCGATCGACGTGAACCGGCTGGACCCGGTCGCCGACCAGATCGTGGCCGATGCGCTCACCAGCGTGCTGGACGGCTCCAAGACCGTCGAGCAGGCGCTGAGCGAGGCCCAGGCCCTGATCCAGCGCCGCGCCCGCTGA
- a CDS encoding carbohydrate ABC transporter permease: MAVAYSSAPNTARRSIGKPLSRGAALALLVLGALLTVLPFYFMFVFATHSRGEIFNLPPPTWFGHNLTTNYDSLLGRVPFWRNLWNSLYLAVLSTVTTLFFCSLAGFAFAMYNFRFRDQLFAMVLATLLIPGALNIVPFALIMQAFGWIDSPRALWVPGMASAFGIFLMRQYIGSAIPKELVEAARIDGDSEFGIYRRIVLPLCGPALATLGLVTFINSWNNFLGPLIIFRSVETYTAPLALRTLQGLVNTDWGALMCGVALTVVPLLVVFAFASRQLIEGLTSGALKG, from the coding sequence ATGGCGGTCGCGTACTCCTCGGCGCCCAACACCGCCCGCCGCAGCATCGGCAAGCCCCTGTCACGCGGCGCGGCGCTGGCCCTGCTGGTCCTGGGCGCGCTGCTGACGGTGCTGCCGTTCTACTTCATGTTCGTGTTCGCCACCCACTCGCGCGGCGAGATCTTCAACCTGCCGCCGCCAACCTGGTTCGGGCATAACCTGACCACCAACTACGACAGCTTGCTGGGCCGCGTGCCGTTCTGGCGCAATCTCTGGAACAGCCTGTATCTGGCGGTCCTGAGCACCGTCACCACCCTGTTCTTCTGCTCGCTGGCCGGCTTCGCCTTCGCGATGTACAACTTTCGCTTCCGCGACCAGCTGTTTGCGATGGTGCTGGCCACCCTGCTGATTCCGGGCGCGCTCAACATCGTGCCGTTCGCGCTGATCATGCAGGCGTTCGGCTGGATCGACTCGCCCCGGGCGCTGTGGGTGCCGGGCATGGCCAGCGCCTTCGGCATCTTCCTGATGCGCCAGTACATCGGCAGCGCCATTCCCAAGGAACTGGTGGAGGCGGCCCGCATCGACGGCGACAGTGAGTTCGGCATCTACCGCCGCATCGTGCTGCCGCTGTGCGGCCCGGCGCTCGCCACCCTGGGGCTGGTGACGTTCATCAACAGCTGGAACAACTTCCTGGGGCCGCTGATCATCTTCCGCAGCGTCGAAACCTACACGGCGCCGCTGGCGCTGCGGACGCTGCAGGGTCTGGTCAACACCGACTGGGGTGCCCTGATGTGCGGCGTGGCGCTGACGGTGGTGCCGCTGCTGGTGGTGTTCGCCTTCGCCTCTCGCCAGCTGATCGAGGGCCTGACCAGCGGAGCGCTCAAGGGCTGA
- a CDS encoding branched-chain amino acid ABC transporter permease — translation MESLLTDILINGLLLGTLYAIIALGYTMVYGILQLINFAHSEVFLTGAVVAFETFRLLAPDPANPGSGLNPYLVLAIALVVAMIVCGLLNVVIERLAYRPLRNAPKLVPLISAIGVSLILQDVIKLLEGFQGRFQLAVNVPETFTQTVFSVGDTNVKVRDLALVVVAAVMLFSLDRLVNHSKPGRAIRAVAQDRVTAGLMGIDANRMIALTFAIGGALGGVGGVLFAMKFPNLDPYSGTIPGIKAFSAAVLGGIGSIPGAVLGGLVLGVVENFLGVLSSFSFVFPKLSFLAAIGAQYKDVGAFITLIVILIFKPSGLLGRSTTEKV, via the coding sequence GTGGAAAGTCTGCTGACAGATATCCTGATCAACGGCCTGCTGCTCGGAACGCTTTACGCCATTATCGCCCTGGGTTACACCATGGTGTACGGCATCCTGCAGCTGATCAACTTCGCCCATTCCGAGGTCTTCCTGACCGGAGCGGTGGTGGCCTTCGAAACCTTCCGCCTGCTCGCCCCCGACCCTGCCAACCCCGGCAGCGGCCTGAACCCCTACCTGGTGCTGGCCATTGCGCTGGTGGTCGCCATGATCGTGTGCGGCCTGCTCAACGTGGTGATCGAGCGCCTGGCCTACCGGCCGCTCCGTAACGCGCCCAAGCTGGTGCCGCTGATCAGCGCCATTGGTGTGTCCCTCATTCTGCAGGACGTGATCAAGCTGCTGGAGGGCTTTCAGGGCCGCTTCCAGCTGGCGGTCAACGTCCCGGAAACCTTTACCCAGACGGTCTTCTCGGTGGGCGACACCAACGTGAAGGTCCGCGACCTGGCGCTGGTGGTGGTGGCGGCCGTGATGCTGTTCAGCCTGGACCGCCTTGTGAACCACAGCAAGCCGGGCCGGGCCATCCGCGCCGTGGCGCAGGACCGCGTTACCGCTGGTCTGATGGGCATTGACGCCAACCGCATGATCGCGCTGACCTTCGCCATCGGCGGGGCGCTGGGCGGTGTGGGCGGCGTGCTGTTCGCCATGAAGTTCCCCAACCTGGACCCCTACTCCGGCACCATCCCCGGCATCAAGGCCTTCAGCGCCGCCGTGCTGGGCGGCATCGGCAGCATTCCCGGCGCGGTGCTGGGCGGGCTGGTGCTGGGCGTGGTCGAGAACTTCCTGGGCGTGCTCAGCAGCTTCTCGTTCGTGTTCCCCAAGCTGTCCTTCCTGGCCGCCATCGGCGCGCAATATAAGGACGTGGGCGCCTTCATCACCCTGATCGTGATCCTGATCTTCAAGCCGAGCGGCCTGCTGGGCCGCAGCACCACGGAGAAAGTATGA